Part of the Zingiber officinale cultivar Zhangliang chromosome 6A, Zo_v1.1, whole genome shotgun sequence genome, ATTGTTCATGTGTCTATCAGCAAGCAGCTAGTGCAATTAGCCAGATCTCGTTTAGCGCCGAAGAGACAGTTTCTCTGAGGAAGCCAACTTCCATTGCTGAGGTAGCAAAGCAACGAGAACTAAGTGGGACAGTTGAAAGTGAAATAGATGCTACAGCTAAGAAGCAGCTCTCTCAAGCCAAGTCCAAAGAGCTTAGTGGACATGACATATTTGGTCCTCCACCTGAGGTTCCAACCAAGCCGTTAGCTGCAAGGAATTTGGAACTTCGGGGTAGCTTGGATTTCGTCTTGCCACAACCTCAAAGCATACATACATCTGTAAAAGTATCTAAGGTCAGTGAGCTGATTAATTATTGTTGACTTCTGATTTCTCAACTTCTTTACATTGCTACATTTTGTTATTTTTCTACAAAATAGACAAACCTTTATTTCAGGCTTTCAGTATCATAATAGTTTGTTCTGTTATTGTCAATATAAAGAAGAGTATCACAACAAAATCAAGTATATATAATGATAACCTCCAAAGCAAATAACTCAGTGAAGTTTACTTTGATTGGATAAGAGGAAAGGCCTTTTACATGTATCCAATTTCCAGGAATTAATTCTGAAGCAAATTGAAACTCTTCTATGGAAAATGCTATACATATTAGTTTTTCTAACATGTAAAAACAACATTATCGATATGAGTTCTAGTACCTGCTTTCTTAGTAATCACTCACCTTTTATCATGGCAATTTTTCTCCTGTTATTTCTTATTTGCAGCCGCCTGGCGGCCCCAGTGATATCACATCGAATGAGGAATCTGTCACAAAGACAAGGAAGATCCACACTCAAAAGTTTCAAGAGCTGTCAGGCAATGACATATTCAAGGAAGATGCACCGCCACGGTCGGCCGAGAAGCCACTCAGTATGGCAAAGCTTAGGGAGATGAGCGGTAGCGATATCTTTGCCGACGGAAAATCTGCCTCCCGAGATTACTTCGGTGGTGTTCGCAAGCCCCCTGGTGGTGAGAGCAGCATTGCTCTGGTCTGACTACTCTGACCTATGTACTAGCAAGAGTTTGGCTTTCTAATTAAACACCCCATAAGCTTGATTGTACTAGTGTGTGGTTTTGACCTCTTACATTGAGATTGATCATGATAAACTTGACCCAAAAGATGAAACTTTCTTGATGGATTGGTTTTCTACGTTTAATGTTGTAATTATTTTAACTTTGCAACAATTACATTGGTTTGGTATTGTAATTGTTACAAAATATATTGCCGGAGATTATTTGGAAAAATactgaatttataatttaaatttagatttatttgttgAGCGGCTTGAACTGATAATTTCAAGCTATCGGCGGAGGGCCAAGTCCTTTTGGCAAGTCCCCTGATCGAGTCCAGAGTGCCGAGTGATCGAGTCTGATTGCCGAGTGGTCAAATTGGGGAAGCAAGTGGTCGAATTGGAAAGTAAGTAGCCAAATCAGGAAGCAAGTTGGTCGAGTAGGGTAGCACATCGGCCTAATCAGTCAAACGTCCAATTGAGCAGTTGGGGTTCCAAACTGAGTGCCCGTGTAGAGTGTACGGGAATTGAGGAGTCGAGGTTTGCGTTTAATacagtttttttaaaatatattcgcCCCACCTCTGTAGTGGTTTGAGGTTTTTGTGGGTCATCCGTTTTTCATGATACAACGGCTAAACCACAATCTCCACCAAGCACAGGTGGTCGCGGCAAATGGAAAAATACTCGAATGCTATCACCAGTATTCTGCTAAGCAAAAGATGCATGacgagaggaagagagaaaggggGAAGGTGGATGGAGTTTTTTTTCCTTATTGCTTTTCCTCTCATGCTCAAGGCTTTTTATAGGATGTCTTGCATGAGATTACTTCTTGCATTATATTAACGTGCGTTTCTTATTTAAGCGTTAAGGCAAAAAGAATAATTTAGGTGGAAAAATGTCGGTTAATTTGTTTGGGCACTGTAGGTTGTGCTCACACATGAGCCAATATGGTTCAGTATAATTCGGGCCCTAGATCTGCATTCCCCTGCGCACCCACACACAAAAGAAAGCTTCTACTCAAGCATTTGTTCACAACATACATGCCTATGaaacaatataaatcaaccatcaagccttgaaactttcaatgtgggactaaagtctcattcacaatggagcttctatcatcttccacctcttctccattcaaacatatccaacaatcccccacattgAATAGAGATagagtatgtgatagcattcaacagttgagtccagtataggataagtaggttttaccctttgaactttCTCTTGTGAACATCTGTTTGCTTACTGACTGACAGTAGATATGATATCCTTGAACTGTACTACCGTCCGTGTAAGCATTGACAAATCTCACATAAGACTCTTCCTGATACAATTCAGTTCTCATTAGTGCGTTCATTCTTGCCCATGAACATGCCTAGTTCTGTGAGAAACTCTAAGAATTACGTCCCCAATTCTCTTAGAaacggccccacttctttctcacataggtgatccctcaagagtggttatctactcttcttgatcattaaaagtctaTCGGCTTATCCTAGTCTGGTCATTGTTTTATTAGTTTATCCCCCACAATATGTCTAGTCAGTgcaaattagttgtccctttgaacctagttcttgggatctccagtcagcataggttgggtgtcctctgcactgatcgctggcAATGACATCAAACACATTCcttgtgatgagcttgcaactaactctttgTTTGActctttggttagcggatccgctaggttatcctttgacttcacatagtcaacagtgataactcctgttgagagtagttgtctaatggtattatgtatacgacgtatatgtctagacttatcattatacagatgactctgTGCCCGActaattgctgattgactatcgcaatgtatgcaaattgccgACATAGGTTTCAGTCATCTcgaaatatcttctaagaattgtcgtagtcattcatcctcttcaccacatttgtcaagagctacaaactcagatttcatcgtggatctagttattaccatttgtttagaagatttccaggaaatgactgtagttctttagtggaatgaattattattgatggaattaagttgtgtgttcggggcgaacacgagaagcttattttcatcaggagaccaaaatcaattcctcctctcggtccctatcgtagcctcttgtatatagagatttatactcaccttTCTACcaaccttaaggtggtcggccaagctagcttggagcccaagctagggttggccaaaaCTATTGGTGGAGCCAATTATAGGTGGTCGgacaaagcttgggtcccaagcttaggtggtcggccactagaatattaaaaaatatttttattaaaattatttcttatgtggatatcatgtttttaaaagagagtttaaaatttaaatctttccttttatagctttctacaaaagattaagaaaatatttgaaatctttccttatttatagattgaaagagattttaattttgagaaaactttcctttttaaccatgatcataatttaaaagagagttttaaaaaattaaatattctcttttattagtttctacaaaagattaagaaaagatttgatattttccttatttgtagattgaaaggagattttaatttttagagataacttttcttttttggaaatcatccacatgtttaaaagaaagtttttaatttataaaatttcctttttataatccaccatgaagggaaaaattattggagaaattttttataaatttccggaaacaaattaggaagttttaatttttgttttaattaaaactctccttgttttggggaaataagtggtcggtcatataataatgaaaaggaaaattgtttttaataaatttttccttttcatggcaaaagaattaaggaagtttttaattaaatttccttatttgccaagaccaaggattataaaagagggggtagaggtgccttcatggcgaacgactctatttatttttctcctctctttttctccttgggtgtggtcggcccctcctctttctctcttctccatcttgtggctgaacctcatctcatccttggagtccttgtggtggtcggatcttgcttggagaaggagagaaaaggaggcgatatttctagcatcccttggagcttggtggtggctgaacctcttcatctttggaggagctcttggtggccgaaacctagaaggaagaagaaggtgcttggtggttctcatctcggaagatcgttgcccacacaacatccgaggttagaagagaaatacggtagaaaatcaagaggttatttttgcttacaaagaaagatataactagtaattgttttccgcatcatactagttttctttgtataagttatttttggaaataccaaacacaagaggcatatgattatagagttttcggatttgtttcgaagttgtgtttcttttattttattttttcgaatttgtgattcgattgttctttttggttaacctagagttatttaaggaaataaatattagctttccttaaaaggctttgcctaggcggtggtggttgctcccatatccaagaaggccatgtgcctcgtcatgcagtcctggaagccgattttggaaattaatatttatgaaattaataacttaggtagatttgaatcaatagtgttaagttccacttacgattcaaatctaaaccattaagaacagataaatcaatgatgttaagtttcgtctgcgattcctaatttaacttctaaagaacacaataggttatttaaggaaaggttcgacacttgtacaaaaaaattttgtacagtggaaccggtacgattttcttaggattaaccaacaccaacgcagtatcacccttggtgaatttctcaagaattttatcCATGTAATGGGACTTACTAAGAACAAGTTCTTctattgttctaagaattttaattcctaGAATCACACCAGCTAGgttcatgtctttcatgtcaaatcttgaattcaacatatattcaatggatttgattatcttatcattactccagtgataagtatgtcatctacatataggcacaagatgacgTAGTCATTCTTTGTGGCTTTCATATAgatacatttatcacattcattaatcttgaatacACATTCTTTCATGGCATTATCAGATTTCTCATGCCATTGGTTTTGTGCTTATTTTAAGCCATATAACgacttcaccaatctataaaCCTTATTTTTCTATCCTGACACAGAAAACCCTTCAAGTTGCTTCATGTAGATTTCCTTTTCTAAATCTTCATTTAGAAATACTATTTTTACATTCATCTGATGTATTTTGAGATTTCATAGAGCGgctatagccaacaatactcttatggaagttattctcgacaccagagaatacgtatcaaagtaatcaaagcTTTCTCATTGTCGATATCCTTTAATTACTAATCtgaccttatacttatcaattgtgtcatctgactTTACTTTCTTATTGAAAAtctacttgcaacctagtggtttacttccaggaggaagatccacaagttcccaagtgtgattttgcaagatagattctatcttagatgcaattgcctctctccaATGAGATCCATCAGAAAAGTTACTGCTTATGAGTAACTTTGGGGCTCATTtttcaacatgaaagtgataaaatatgatccgtaggatttttctacccgaactCTTTTGCTCCATCTAAGCGCAACCTCGACCGGTTCATCATTATCTTCTTTGCCTTTATTTCACATGCCCGTTTTGAGGATCTAGCAttctctcgggtcttatacgaaaacacatgctcgaagaatgagACATTTCTCGATTCTCTTATCCAATTCTTGTGTATATCCgatatttgtgactcatacacaaaaaATTGATACGCACTGCTATTatatgcatatccaataaatatgcagtCAACAGTTTTTGGtcttatcttaatccttttcagatcaggcatcaaaatttttataagataccttcacattcgtaaatatttataggacggttgtcttccaatccacaactcataagggcacTTATCTATCttcttccggggcaccttatttaaaaggtaattagctgttaacacaactTCCCTCCACATAAACTCTAGcagtccagagctcaatagaagagcattcatcatctcctttagagttcggtTCTACCACTCAACAACTTCATTTTGctaaggagtataaggagctattATTTCATGTCTAATCTCATGTTTACCACATAACTCAGcgaacggtgatacatattcaccacttcggtcacttcgaaccaccttaatctttctattaagttggttttcaatctCATCCTTATAGAGAGTAAATTTCTTTAtcgcttcatccttacttttaagaagatatacataacagtattttgtgttatcatctacaaaagtgatgaagtatttattaccaccacatgTTGGCGCACTTTTTAGATTGCAAACATTAGTGTGGATTAGGTtaagtggttcgttacttctttcaatatgttgaaatgatgaccttgtcattttcgcttcaacacaaatctcgcACTTGTGTTTCAAGTCCAAGTGGAATGTAGGTATGATttacatgtttattaatctacgcaacacatcatagttaatatgtcctagtctaccatgccacaaacacaaaGACTCAAGTATATTATCCTAGGCCTAATGGTCATTACATTGAGTTTGAATAGCCCATCAAATACATAGCCCCTCTTGACAAACATTTCATTCTTAGACAATACAACTTCGTCtgactcaaaaacaatgcgaaagtcatgcttgcttaacagtgatccggacactagattcttccaaaTTTCCAGAAtgtacaacacattgttcagagtaaggtccttacccgagatcatcttcagcaccacttttccttagCCTATGATGTCCGAGGTTCCTGAGTTTCCCATGAACAGTTTATCTCTTTTGagttcttcgaagttgtggagcaactccTTGTTGCAACAGACATGTCTAGTGGCTccagtatcaatccaccattGATACAGGTTTGAATCCACCAGGTTCAATTCAGAAACCACAACGGAAAGGTTGTCCATCTTTGGTCCCTTATTTAAGTTGGCTTCCTatttcttcttcggctttctacactccgaagatttgtgaccgacTTGGTTACAATTGAAACACTTCCCAAAGAACTTCTTCTTGTTGATGCCTCATTTGGGTCCTATTTTGGAAGAtttggggttcttccgtttcgagctttgaccgtgctcgaccatgttgactttcacagtagcctgagagaacagctttctttctgaactcttgttgtcttcttcgatgcgaagtctaaTAATAAGTTCcttcacattcatctccttccgcttgtgctttaggtagttcttgaagtccttccagccgggaggcaaCTTCTCAATTATAGCAGTCATCtgaaaggtttcactcagaaccatcccttctgagtaaatctcatgcaagatcacctgaagctcctggacttggttgATCACCGTCTCGGAGTCGACCATCTTGTAATTCAAGAATCGGTccacgatgaacttcttagcccatgcatcctccgtcttgtacttcttATCCAAGGACTTCCGTAACTtcttagtcgttctcttcatgaTATATACAGTGTGCAGTGAGTCGGctaggcagttgaggatgtagtttctgCAAAAGAACTCAGAATGAGTTCATGCCTCCATTGCACTGATGGTTTACGTATTAGCATCCTCAGCACGCTTGCAAGGGTCGTTGGTTAAGAACCGAGCCAGACTgagcgtggtcaagtagaagagcatcttttactgccacctcttgaagttctcTCTAGCGAACTTCTCTAGCCTTTCCCCATGgttgattgacacagttccaatcAGGGTAGAGGGGGTCTTCAGGTGTTGAGTCTATTGCATCACAATACTTTCTATGGTCATCTCAACAGAAATGGAATCTGTTTTAAGATTGTTACAAAATATATTGTGGAAGATTATTTGGAAAAATACTGAATTTACAATCTAAATTCAGACTTATCTAGTGAGAGTCTTGAATTGATAATTTCAAACTGTCGGCTGAGGGTCGAGTCCTTTTGGCAAGTCCTCTGATCGAGTCCCGAGTGCCAAGTGACCGAGtgtcgattgaccaagtctgatTGTTGAGTAGTCGAATTGGGGAAGCAAATCG contains:
- the LOC121996519 gene encoding uncharacterized protein LOC121996519, whose protein sequence is MDRNPPVRKSHSYTADLLTWSETPLPAADQATPPSRRTLKPTGGISPVMFGAQLSAEEAESLSKRKPCSSSKLREMTGSGIFAADGEHEMAESGSVLLNSNNKTSVRIQQAASAISQISFSAEETVSLRKPTSIAEVAKQRELSGTVESEIDATAKKQLSQAKSKELSGHDIFGPPPEVPTKPLAARNLELRGSLDFVLPQPQSIHTSVKVSKPPGGPSDITSNEESVTKTRKIHTQKFQELSGNDIFKEDAPPRSAEKPLSMAKLREMSGSDIFADGKSASRDYFGGVRKPPGGESSIALV